The proteins below are encoded in one region of Winogradskyella helgolandensis:
- a CDS encoding Hsp20/alpha crystallin family protein → MSLVKFRKRRPWGNLISSDFFDNDDFFDNRLWNKNLNEPALNVKETKDAFEVELAAPGFSKKDFEVTIDDGYLNISAENSSSNEEKEDSYTRKEFSYNSFEKKLQLPDSVKEENIKAKYEDGVLRFNLTKKEEAKTHKPQKIEIA, encoded by the coding sequence ATGTCACTAGTAAAATTTAGAAAAAGAAGACCTTGGGGAAATCTTATCTCATCAGATTTTTTTGATAATGACGATTTTTTTGATAATCGTTTATGGAACAAAAATTTAAATGAACCTGCATTAAATGTAAAGGAAACTAAAGATGCTTTTGAAGTAGAATTAGCTGCCCCTGGATTCTCTAAAAAAGATTTTGAAGTAACCATTGATGATGGCTACTTAAATATTTCTGCAGAAAACTCAAGTTCTAATGAAGAAAAAGAAGATAGCTATACTCGAAAAGAGTTTAGTTATAACTCTTTTGAGAAAAAACTGCAACTTCCAGATTCTGTAAAAGAGGAAAACATTAAGGCAAAATATGAAGATGGAGTTCTTCGCTTTAATCTTACAAAAAAAGAAGAAGCTAAAACACACAAACCACAGAAAATTGAAATTGCTTAA
- a CDS encoding DUF2202 domain-containing protein: MNQIFNKRITGVFVLVTVNKSGQQSEISVEEMNAMKYMVEEEKVARDVYYYLDGLWNARVFSNIKQSEERHMQVIKSLLDAYNITYKLSEKQGIFYNIELQKLYDELIEKGKKSLYDAFEVGKQIELTDIADLEDAIEKTEDDYIKQVYNNLLAASQNHLKAFNRQLSRY, from the coding sequence ATGAATCAAATCTTTAATAAAAGAATTACAGGTGTTTTCGTTTTAGTAACGGTAAATAAATCTGGACAACAATCGGAAATTTCAGTAGAAGAAATGAATGCTATGAAATATATGGTTGAAGAAGAAAAAGTAGCTAGAGATGTTTATTACTATTTAGATGGTTTGTGGAATGCTCGTGTTTTTAGTAACATAAAACAAAGTGAAGAACGCCATATGCAAGTTATAAAAAGCCTATTAGACGCATATAATATTACATATAAGTTAAGCGAAAAACAAGGCATCTTTTACAACATAGAACTACAAAAACTATACGACGAGCTTATTGAGAAAGGAAAAAAATCGCTATATGATGCTTTTGAAGTGGGCAAACAAATAGAGCTCACTGATATTGCAGATTTAGAAGATGCCATAGAAAAAACAGAAGATGATTACATAAAACAAGTTTATAATAATTTATTAGCAGCTTCGCAAAATCACCTCAAAGCTTTTAATAGACAATTATCTAGATATTGA
- the cls gene encoding cardiolipin synthase: MTIALIIYFLLAFVLMGRLLLYGVRPTKTLAWLLAIFTIPVGGMLFYFILGRNRRKNKFYTLKKTESIIKYLNMVDAYYETIDSDSNIPTAIKDHIKLVKLIIKGSNFVPTVGNDIMPLKNGASTFEAIFKALETAKTFIHIQYYIFEEGVLAEKFKSILIRKAKEGVEVRLLYDALGSRTLSKKYINSLKTEGIQVFGFLPMRLGRFLSSINYRNHRKIVIIDGVYGFTGGINVADKYISGDPNLGNWYDMHLQLKGTIVNSLQSVFAMDWSFASGSDNLLNTKYFIKPSTVGKSVAQLVAGGPDSDFHSIQQLYFSIINSSKKYVYITNPYIIPGEALKEAMQVAALSGIDIRLLLSKKSDSLLVKWTVRSIFEDLLESGVKIYLYPEGFLHSKIIVSDDELTTIGTANLDIRSFEQNYEVNVLIYDKKLTTQLKHDFLNDCKKSKPIDYLNYIKRPKTERLKEGIAKVFSPVL; encoded by the coding sequence ATGACGATAGCGCTTATTATATACTTTCTTTTAGCATTCGTTTTAATGGGGAGATTGTTGCTTTATGGAGTTAGACCAACAAAAACCTTAGCTTGGTTATTGGCAATTTTCACTATTCCTGTTGGCGGAATGTTATTTTATTTTATACTTGGTCGTAATCGAAGAAAGAATAAATTCTACACTTTAAAAAAAACAGAATCAATTATTAAATATCTTAATATGGTTGATGCATATTATGAAACCATAGATTCTGATTCTAATATTCCTACTGCCATAAAAGATCATATAAAACTAGTTAAACTTATTATTAAAGGCTCTAATTTTGTTCCAACTGTTGGTAATGACATAATGCCTCTTAAAAATGGAGCTTCTACTTTCGAAGCTATTTTTAAAGCTTTGGAAACAGCTAAAACATTTATTCATATTCAATATTATATTTTTGAAGAAGGTGTTTTGGCCGAAAAGTTTAAATCTATTTTAATTAGAAAAGCCAAAGAAGGAGTTGAAGTGCGTTTACTTTATGACGCATTAGGAAGTAGAACATTAAGCAAGAAATATATAAACAGTCTTAAAACTGAAGGCATACAAGTCTTCGGTTTTTTACCTATGCGATTAGGTAGATTTCTGTCGTCCATAAATTACAGAAATCATAGAAAAATTGTTATCATTGACGGTGTATATGGCTTTACAGGCGGTATTAATGTGGCTGATAAATACATCTCTGGAGATCCTAATTTAGGCAATTGGTACGATATGCATTTACAATTAAAAGGAACTATTGTAAATAGTTTACAATCTGTTTTTGCAATGGATTGGAGCTTTGCAAGTGGCTCGGATAATTTATTAAATACAAAATATTTTATAAAGCCTTCAACGGTTGGAAAATCAGTGGCTCAATTAGTAGCAGGTGGTCCAGATTCCGATTTTCATTCTATTCAGCAACTTTATTTTTCAATAATTAATAGTTCAAAAAAGTACGTATACATTACCAATCCGTATATCATTCCTGGTGAGGCTTTAAAAGAAGCCATGCAAGTTGCAGCCTTAAGTGGTATAGATATCAGATTGCTTCTCTCTAAAAAATCCGATAGTTTATTGGTAAAATGGACTGTACGATCAATTTTTGAAGATTTGTTAGAATCTGGAGTCAAAATCTACTTATATCCTGAAGGTTTTTTACATAGTAAAATCATTGTTTCAGATGATGAACTCACTACTATTGGAACCGCAAATTTAGATATTAGAAGCTTTGAGCAAAATTACGAAGTCAACGTTTTAATTTATGATAAGAAGCTAACAACTCAACTAAAGCACGACTTTTTAAACGATTGTAAAAAAAGTAAGCCCATAGATTATCTTAACTATATAAAAAGACCAAAAACGGAACGCTTAAAAGAAGGTATTGCCAAAGTGTTTAGTCCGGTTTTATGA
- a CDS encoding patatin-like phospholipase family protein has protein sequence MNLGLVLSGGGARGAAHIGVIKALEEHNVFPTHIAGTSAGAIVGGLYAAGVSWSEILDFFKSITIFSTNRYARNKPGFLNSVNFYDDLKTFFPVDNFNALKKTLFVTAANIIDGSSKIFSKGQVIKPIIASASFPGVFTPTEINGKYYVDGGTLNNFPVEPLKSTCDKIIGVYVNPLKEVSINDLKHSYSVIERAYKIKVAAESMNKFLDCDLIISPKELVDYATFGMNNIDAIFDLGYKTTKKELEKNVNLFI, from the coding sequence ATGAATTTAGGACTAGTACTTTCTGGTGGAGGCGCTCGTGGCGCTGCTCATATTGGAGTAATAAAAGCATTAGAAGAACACAATGTTTTCCCTACGCATATTGCAGGCACCAGTGCTGGTGCTATTGTAGGCGGCTTATATGCAGCAGGTGTGTCATGGTCTGAAATATTAGACTTCTTCAAATCCATAACCATTTTTAGTACCAATAGATATGCACGAAACAAACCTGGATTTTTAAATTCAGTGAATTTTTATGATGATCTCAAAACCTTTTTTCCGGTTGACAATTTTAATGCTTTAAAAAAAACGCTATTTGTTACTGCTGCCAACATAATTGACGGCTCATCTAAGATATTTAGCAAAGGCCAAGTTATAAAACCAATTATAGCCTCTGCCTCTTTTCCTGGCGTTTTTACCCCTACCGAAATCAATGGAAAATATTATGTTGATGGAGGCACACTAAACAATTTCCCTGTTGAACCCTTAAAATCAACCTGTGATAAAATTATAGGTGTGTATGTTAATCCCTTAAAAGAAGTCAGCATTAACGATTTAAAGCATTCTTATTCCGTAATTGAGCGCGCCTATAAAATTAAAGTTGCTGCGGAATCCATGAACAAATTTTTAGATTGTGATTTGATTATAAGCCCTAAAGAATTAGTGGATTACGCGACTTTTGGAATGAATAATATCGATGCTATTTTTGACTTAGGTTATAAAACCACTAAAAAGGAACTTGAAAAAAACGTCAATTTATTTATTTAA
- a CDS encoding mechanosensitive ion channel family protein: MNINLLNTSVTLESWITYSLVIIGCILLGLFLQWIIFSLIKLSNKRKPTVLKVQLLQHIKTPTIFLIPILFIFSSLSFLKINAIWGKVIESLIIINFSWLLIASINAVEEIIKQKFTVNNNTIVKERKVLTQLRFMKSLTIVIIITLAIATILWNIPSVRKLGTTILTSAGVIGIIAGVAAQKSIANLITGFQIAFTQPIKIDDEVVIEGEFGTVEDITLTYVVIKTWDWRRLVLPLNYFNDHAFVNWTFNSQELIGTVFFQVDYMFPIEEMRIKLLEILKSDILWDKNIAELLVTNTDANTMELRATFSAENASNIWSLRCNVREKLIDFIQKNHPNTFPKTRFADLSKTLK, from the coding sequence ATGAATATTAACTTGTTAAATACGTCAGTTACTTTAGAATCTTGGATTACTTACAGTTTAGTAATTATAGGTTGCATTTTACTTGGTCTTTTTTTGCAATGGATTATATTTTCACTCATAAAACTTTCTAATAAGAGAAAACCAACAGTTTTAAAAGTACAACTACTCCAACATATAAAAACACCTACTATATTTCTAATTCCTATCCTCTTTATTTTCAGCTCGCTTAGTTTTCTCAAAATAAACGCTATTTGGGGCAAGGTGATTGAAAGTCTTATTATAATTAATTTCTCATGGCTATTAATTGCATCCATAAATGCAGTAGAAGAAATTATTAAACAAAAGTTCACAGTTAATAACAACACTATAGTAAAAGAAAGAAAAGTATTAACGCAATTGCGATTTATGAAGAGCCTTACTATTGTAATTATTATCACACTTGCCATAGCTACTATTTTGTGGAATATTCCTTCTGTTAGAAAATTGGGCACAACCATACTTACATCGGCAGGTGTCATAGGAATTATAGCCGGTGTCGCTGCTCAAAAATCAATTGCCAACCTAATTACAGGATTTCAAATTGCGTTTACACAACCCATAAAAATTGATGATGAAGTTGTTATCGAAGGTGAGTTTGGTACTGTTGAAGATATCACCCTTACTTACGTAGTTATTAAAACTTGGGATTGGAGACGTTTAGTATTACCACTCAACTATTTTAACGATCATGCTTTCGTTAATTGGACCTTTAACTCGCAAGAACTTATTGGAACCGTGTTTTTTCAAGTCGATTATATGTTCCCAATTGAAGAGATGAGAATAAAACTATTAGAAATTTTAAAAAGCGATATCTTATGGGATAAAAATATAGCAGAGTTATTAGTAACTAACACTGATGCAAACACTATGGAATTAAGAGCAACTTTTAGTGCCGAAAATGCTTCAAATATATGGAGCTTGAGATGTAATGTAAGAGAAAAATTAATTGA